The following are encoded in a window of Amycolatopsis lexingtonensis genomic DNA:
- the mftA gene encoding mycofactocin precursor MftA (Mycofactocin is a small molecule electron carrier derived from the final two amino acids, Val-Tyr, of MftA, the mycofactocin precursor. It plays a role in redox homeostasis and the metabolism of alcohols and aldehydes in Actinobacteria, including Mycobacterium tuberculosis.) encodes MTEKIAEEPVEETPVAEDLLVEEVSIDGMCGVY; translated from the coding sequence ATGACCGAGAAGATCGCCGAAGAGCCCGTCGAGGAGACCCCGGTCGCCGAAGACCTGCTGGTCGAGGAGGTCTCGATCGACGGGATGTGCGGTGTCTACTGA
- the mftB gene encoding mycofactocin biosynthesis chaperone MftB (MftB, a small protein, is a peptide chaperone that assists the radical SAM enzyme MftC in performing two modifications to the C-terminal Val-Tyr dipeptide of the mycofactocin precursor peptide, MftA. MftB's role is analogous to the role of PqqD in the biosynthesis of PQQ, a cofactor that derives entirely from a Tyr and a Glu in the precursor PqqA.), producing the protein MSTEPFDLDAAWRLDSRVAIRPERFGALLYHFGTRRLSFLKSPALLAVVRSLDAQPSARAACAGAGVGAPELPRYRAALAALAESRMIQPRSL; encoded by the coding sequence GTGTCTACTGAACCGTTCGACCTGGACGCGGCCTGGCGGCTCGACAGCCGGGTCGCGATCCGGCCGGAACGGTTCGGGGCGCTGCTGTACCACTTCGGCACGCGTCGCCTGTCCTTCCTGAAGAGCCCGGCCCTGCTGGCCGTCGTCCGGTCCCTGGACGCGCAGCCGAGCGCCCGCGCCGCCTGCGCCGGTGCCGGGGTGGGGGCGCCCGAGCTGCCGCGCTACCGCGCCGCGCTGGCCGCACTGGCCGAGTCGCGGATGATCCAGCCGAGGAGTCTCTGA
- the mftC gene encoding mycofactocin radical SAM maturase (MftC is a radical SAM/SPASM enzyme that catalyzes the first two steps in biosynthesis of the electron carrier mycofactocin from the terminal Val-Tyr dipeptide of the precursor peptide MftA.), producing the protein MSLVDEFQYGLDAPICLTWELTYACNLSCVHCLSSSGRRDPRELSTAECKALIDEFERMQVFYVNIGGGEPTVRPDFWELVDYATEHHVGVKFSTNGVKITPEVARRLAASDYVDVQISLDGATAEVNDHVRGPGSYATAIRAMRNLADAGFENFKISVVMTRHNVSQLDAFKAIADRYGAQLRITRLRPSGRGADTWDELHPTAAQQRELYDWLVAKGENVLTGDSFFHLAGYGGGGLPGLNLCGAGRVVCLVDPVGDVYACPFAIHDTFLAGNTRSEGGFARVWRESELFTSLRSPQSAGACTSCSAFDACRGGCMAAKFFTGLPLDGPDPECVRGHGELALAGVTSVPKPSLDHSHRRRPVPVTIGMRRPCDENPLA; encoded by the coding sequence ATGTCCCTTGTGGACGAATTCCAGTACGGGCTCGACGCGCCCATCTGCCTCACCTGGGAACTGACCTACGCCTGCAACCTTTCCTGCGTGCACTGCCTTTCCTCCTCCGGACGGCGGGACCCGCGCGAACTGTCCACAGCGGAGTGCAAGGCGCTGATCGACGAGTTCGAGCGCATGCAGGTCTTCTACGTCAACATCGGCGGCGGCGAGCCGACGGTGCGCCCGGACTTCTGGGAGCTCGTCGACTACGCCACCGAGCACCACGTCGGCGTCAAGTTCTCCACCAACGGCGTCAAGATCACCCCGGAGGTGGCGCGCCGGCTGGCCGCGAGCGACTACGTCGACGTCCAGATCTCCCTGGACGGCGCCACCGCCGAGGTCAACGACCACGTCCGCGGCCCCGGCTCCTACGCCACCGCGATCCGCGCCATGCGGAACCTGGCGGACGCCGGTTTCGAGAACTTCAAGATCTCCGTGGTGATGACGCGCCACAACGTGAGCCAGCTCGACGCGTTCAAGGCGATCGCCGACCGCTACGGCGCCCAGCTGCGGATCACGCGGCTGCGCCCGTCCGGCCGCGGCGCCGACACCTGGGACGAGCTGCACCCGACCGCCGCCCAGCAGCGGGAACTCTACGACTGGCTGGTGGCGAAGGGCGAGAACGTCCTCACCGGCGACTCGTTCTTCCACCTGGCCGGCTACGGCGGGGGCGGGCTGCCGGGCCTGAACCTGTGCGGCGCCGGGCGGGTGGTGTGCCTGGTCGACCCGGTCGGCGACGTCTACGCGTGCCCGTTCGCCATCCACGACACCTTCCTGGCCGGCAACACCCGGTCCGAGGGCGGCTTCGCGCGCGTCTGGCGCGAGTCCGAGCTGTTCACTTCTCTGCGCAGCCCGCAAAGCGCGGGCGCGTGCACGTCGTGCTCGGCGTTCGACGCCTGCCGCGGCGGCTGCATGGCCGCCAAGTTCTTCACCGGGCTGCCGCTGGACGGCCCGGACCCGGAATGCGTCCGCGGCCACGGCGAACTCGCGCTGGCGGGCGTCACCAGCGTCCCGAAGCCGTCGCTGGACCACTCCCACCGGCGCCGCCCGGTCCCGGTCACCATCGGGATGCGCCGCCCCTGCGACGAAAACCCGCTGGCCTGA
- the mftE gene encoding mycofactocin biosynthesis peptidyl-dipeptidase MftE: MVRLADLSWPDVADRAASGAILAVPVGATEQHGPHLPLTTDTDIALELCDRLAGARPQVVVAPAVPYGSSGEHAGFAGTLSIGQEATEFLLLELGRSAAETFGRVLFVSAHGGNTGPVTRAAARLRAESRDVSVFSPSWPGEPHAGRAETALQLAMRPEGVRMERAVAGDRRPIGELLPLLREGGVRAVTTTGVLGDPRSATAAEGAELLGELTAALVSHVDGWGRG; encoded by the coding sequence ATGGTGCGCCTCGCGGACCTGTCCTGGCCGGACGTCGCCGATCGCGCGGCCTCGGGAGCGATCCTGGCGGTCCCGGTCGGCGCGACCGAGCAGCACGGCCCGCACCTCCCGCTGACGACCGACACCGACATCGCCCTCGAGCTGTGCGACCGGCTGGCCGGGGCCCGCCCGCAAGTCGTGGTGGCCCCGGCGGTGCCGTACGGCTCGAGCGGCGAGCACGCGGGGTTCGCGGGGACGCTTTCGATCGGCCAGGAGGCGACGGAGTTCTTGCTGCTGGAACTGGGCCGCTCGGCGGCGGAGACGTTCGGGCGCGTGCTGTTCGTCTCCGCCCACGGCGGCAATACGGGCCCGGTGACCCGCGCGGCGGCCCGGCTGCGGGCGGAGTCGCGGGACGTTTCGGTGTTCTCGCCGAGCTGGCCGGGGGAGCCGCACGCGGGCCGGGCGGAAACGGCGCTGCAGCTGGCGATGCGGCCGGAAGGTGTCCGGATGGAGCGGGCGGTGGCGGGGGACCGGAGGCCGATCGGGGAACTGTTGCCGCTGTTGCGGGAGGGCGGGGTGCGCGCGGTCACGACGACCGGCGTGCTCGGCGACCCGAGATCGGCGACCGCCGCCGAGGGCGCGGAGTTGCTGGGCGAGCTGACGGCGGCGCTGGTGTCGCATGTGGACGGATGGGGACGGGGATGA
- a CDS encoding mycofactocin-coupled SDR family oxidoreductase, whose amino-acid sequence MTRTALVTGAARGIGAATVLRLAQQGYAVLAVDLAADDPALPYPLGTEAELAAVVEKAGEQTAPFIADVRDLAAMQAAVAQAEQRWGGLDVAIAAAGVVAGGVPLWEVPEDQERAVLEVDLHGVVHLARAAIPALLRRPQPRSGRFLAVASAAATRGLPMLAAYCAAKAGVAGLVRALGAELGETGVTANAVSPGSTDTPILAESARLYALPDAAAFAAQQPVHRLLDPDEVAAVLAFLAGPDSGAVTGAVVPVDGGLAL is encoded by the coding sequence ATGACACGGACAGCGCTCGTCACCGGTGCCGCGCGGGGGATCGGGGCCGCCACCGTCCTTCGCCTGGCGCAGCAAGGGTACGCCGTCCTCGCCGTCGACCTGGCCGCCGATGATCCCGCCCTGCCCTACCCCCTGGGCACCGAAGCCGAACTCGCCGCCGTTGTCGAAAAGGCGGGCGAGCAAACCGCCCCCTTCATCGCCGACGTCCGGGACCTCGCAGCAATGCAAGCCGCCGTCGCACAAGCCGAACAGCGCTGGGGCGGCCTCGACGTCGCCATCGCCGCGGCAGGGGTCGTCGCCGGGGGCGTGCCGCTCTGGGAGGTGCCGGAAGACCAAGAACGGGCGGTCCTGGAGGTCGACCTCCACGGCGTCGTCCACCTCGCCCGCGCCGCCATACCCGCGCTGCTGCGAAGGCCGCAACCCCGGTCAGGCCGGTTCCTCGCCGTCGCTTCGGCCGCCGCCACGCGGGGGTTGCCGATGCTCGCCGCCTACTGCGCCGCGAAAGCCGGGGTGGCCGGGCTCGTCCGGGCGCTCGGGGCCGAGCTGGGGGAGACCGGCGTGACCGCCAACGCCGTCAGCCCGGGCTCGACCGACACCCCCATCCTCGCCGAAAGCGCCCGGCTCTACGCCCTGCCCGACGCCGCCGCCTTCGCCGCGCAGCAGCCGGTCCACCGGCTGCTCGACCCCGATGAAGTCGCCGCCGTGCTGGCGTTCCTCGCCGGACCGGACAGCGGGGCCGTGACCGGCGCCGTCGTGCCCGTGGACGGAGGGCTGGCCCTGTGA
- the mftF gene encoding mycofactocin biosynthesis glycosyltransferase MftF (Members of this protein family, MftF, are glycosyltransferases, members of PF00535 (glycosyl transferase family 2). The encoding gene is found as part of the mycofactocin cassette, in Mycobacterium tuberculosis, many other Actinobacteria, and occasional members of other lineages. Mycofactocin itself, a putative redox carrier, is a heavily modified derivative of the C-terminal Val-Tyr dipeptide of the mycofactocin precursor MftA (TIGR03969).) gives MTPLPPGFRVELDRDTKQLTADLLFGGSPARVLRLTAAGQAALRDLADAPVTSAATGALARHLTDAGLAHPVPPAPDRPADLTVVVPVLGRPGPLARCLAGLGDRHPVLVVDDGSADPAAIAGVAAAHGAKLVRRDVNGGPGVARNTALEHVSTGLVAFVDSDCVPTPGWADALAAHFADPLVAAVAPRVRALAPDTAAGRYTRAASSLDLGDRPARVAPGTRTSYVPTAALVVRRSALTEVGAFDPALRVGEDVDLVWRLHTAGHRIRYAPDVTVAHHEPESWRALLGRRARYGTSAAPLAKRHPGALAPLALHPWPTLTVGALLAGRPLLAAGGFAGAVGGMVRTLRAHDVPADGVVRAMATAVHQTWLGCGRYGTQFAAPLLAALLVPRGWRRRAAVASLLLGPPLTAWAKHRPGLDPVRYTAAAIADDVAYGGGVWAGCLAHRTLEPVRPALVRRPLRFTTKGTR, from the coding sequence GTGACGCCCCTGCCACCCGGGTTCCGCGTCGAACTCGACCGCGACACCAAGCAGCTGACCGCCGACCTCCTCTTCGGCGGCTCCCCGGCCCGCGTCCTGCGGCTGACCGCCGCCGGGCAGGCCGCGTTGCGGGACCTCGCCGACGCACCCGTCACGTCCGCGGCCACCGGCGCGCTCGCCCGGCACCTCACCGACGCCGGGCTCGCCCACCCCGTGCCGCCCGCACCGGACCGGCCCGCGGACCTCACCGTCGTCGTCCCGGTGCTCGGCCGGCCGGGGCCGCTGGCCCGCTGCCTCGCCGGGCTCGGCGACCGGCACCCGGTCCTCGTCGTCGACGACGGCTCCGCAGACCCCGCCGCCATCGCCGGGGTGGCCGCCGCGCACGGCGCGAAACTCGTGCGCCGGGACGTCAACGGCGGCCCCGGCGTGGCCCGAAACACCGCGCTGGAACACGTTTCCACCGGGCTGGTGGCCTTTGTGGACAGTGACTGCGTTCCCACGCCCGGCTGGGCGGACGCGCTGGCCGCCCACTTCGCCGACCCGCTCGTCGCCGCGGTCGCGCCCCGCGTGCGCGCGCTCGCCCCGGACACCGCCGCCGGCCGGTACACCCGGGCCGCCTCCAGCCTCGACCTCGGGGACCGGCCCGCGCGGGTCGCGCCCGGCACGCGGACGTCGTACGTGCCGACCGCCGCGCTCGTCGTCCGCCGGAGCGCACTCACCGAGGTCGGCGCCTTCGATCCCGCGCTGCGCGTCGGCGAGGACGTCGACCTGGTCTGGCGGCTGCACACGGCCGGGCACCGGATCCGGTACGCCCCGGACGTCACCGTCGCCCACCACGAACCGGAAAGCTGGCGCGCGCTGCTCGGCAGGCGCGCCCGCTACGGCACGTCCGCCGCGCCGCTGGCGAAGCGGCACCCGGGCGCGCTGGCGCCGCTGGCACTGCACCCGTGGCCCACCCTCACCGTCGGCGCGCTGCTGGCCGGCCGTCCGCTGCTCGCCGCGGGCGGGTTCGCCGGCGCGGTGGGCGGCATGGTCCGCACCCTGCGTGCCCACGACGTCCCGGCCGACGGCGTCGTGCGGGCGATGGCCACCGCCGTCCACCAGACGTGGCTCGGCTGCGGCCGCTACGGCACCCAGTTCGCCGCGCCGCTGCTCGCCGCCCTGCTGGTCCCGCGGGGGTGGCGCCGCCGCGCCGCCGTCGCGTCCCTGCTGCTCGGCCCGCCGCTGACCGCGTGGGCCAAGCACAGACCCGGACTCGATCCGGTCCGCTACACCGCGGCCGCGATCGCCGACGACGTCGCGTACGGCGGCGGCGTCTGGGCCGGCTGCCTGGCCCACCGCACCCTCGAGCCGGTCCGCCCGGCTCTCGTCCGCCGCCCCTTGCGCTTCACCACGAAGGGAACCCGATGA
- the mftD gene encoding pre-mycofactocin synthase MftD (MftD, an enzyme found in the mycofactocin biosynthesis locus, performs an oxidative deamination of 3-amino-5-[(p-hydroxyphenyl)methyl]-4,4-dimethyl-2-pyrrolidinone (AHDP). The resulting compound, now called pre-mycofactocin (PMFT), is a biologically active redox cofactor that can oxidize the non-exchangeable NADH of TIGR03971 family SDR-type oxidoreductases.): protein MSTWFESIAEAQRRAKKRLPASVYSALIAGSEKGLTLADNLGAFDELRFAPRTAGHHAQRELGTHVLGRDVALPVLISPTGVQAVHPDGEVAVARAAAARGTSIGLSSFGSKPIEDVVAANPNTYFQVYWTGTRDDIRRRLDRARAAGAVGIILTLDWSFSHSRDWGSPHIPERLTPRELLRFAPEGLTRPRWLLDYVKTRRLPDLSVPNMASPGEEAPTFFGAYGQWMQTPPPSWEDVAWLRAQWDGPFLLKGVIRVDEARRAVDAGVSALSVSNHGGNNLDGTPATIRALPAIADAVGSEVEVLLDGGIRRGSDVVKALALGAKAVLIGRAYLWGLAAGGQAGVENVLDVLRNGIDSTLLALGKKSVHELTREDVLAPDGFAAELGAAHERGPGS, encoded by the coding sequence ATGAGCACCTGGTTCGAATCCATCGCCGAAGCCCAGCGCCGCGCCAAGAAACGGCTGCCCGCGTCGGTCTACTCCGCCCTGATCGCCGGTTCGGAGAAGGGCCTCACGCTGGCCGACAACCTCGGCGCGTTCGACGAGCTGCGGTTCGCGCCGCGCACGGCGGGCCACCACGCGCAGCGGGAGCTGGGCACGCACGTCCTCGGCCGCGACGTCGCCCTCCCGGTGCTGATCTCCCCGACCGGCGTGCAGGCCGTGCACCCCGACGGCGAAGTCGCGGTGGCCAGGGCGGCCGCCGCGCGCGGGACGTCGATCGGGCTGTCCTCCTTCGGCAGCAAGCCGATCGAGGACGTGGTCGCCGCGAACCCGAACACGTACTTCCAGGTCTACTGGACCGGTACGCGCGACGACATCCGCCGCCGTCTCGACCGCGCCCGCGCCGCCGGAGCCGTCGGCATCATCCTCACGCTCGACTGGTCGTTCTCGCACAGCCGCGACTGGGGCAGCCCGCACATCCCCGAGCGGCTGACCCCGCGCGAACTGCTGCGCTTCGCCCCGGAAGGGCTGACCCGCCCGCGCTGGCTCCTGGACTACGTCAAGACGCGGCGGCTGCCCGACTTGAGCGTGCCGAACATGGCGTCACCGGGCGAAGAAGCACCGACGTTCTTCGGCGCGTACGGCCAGTGGATGCAAACGCCGCCGCCGTCGTGGGAAGACGTGGCCTGGCTGCGCGCGCAGTGGGACGGGCCGTTCCTGCTCAAGGGCGTGATCCGGGTCGACGAGGCCCGCCGCGCGGTCGACGCCGGCGTCAGCGCGCTCTCGGTGTCCAACCACGGCGGCAACAACCTCGACGGCACTCCGGCCACGATCCGGGCCCTGCCCGCGATCGCGGACGCGGTCGGCTCGGAGGTCGAAGTCCTGCTGGACGGCGGCATCCGCCGCGGCAGCGACGTGGTGAAAGCACTGGCACTCGGGGCCAAGGCGGTCCTGATCGGCCGCGCGTACCTGTGGGGCCTGGCGGCCGGCGGGCAGGCCGGGGTGGAGAACGTCCTCGACGTGCTGCGCAACGGGATCGACTCGACGCTGCTGGCGCTGGGCAAGAAGAGCGTCCACGAACTCACCCGGGAGGACGTGCTGGCGCCGGACGGCTTCGCGGCCGAACTCGGCGCCGCGCACGAGCGTGGCCCGGGCTCGTGA
- a CDS encoding snapalysin family zinc-dependent metalloprotease, translating to MSRKFALVGAAALALTLTPLAAGTASAATEQEAAVTTVYYSTASAPTFRSVINAGAANWNNSVTNVRLVERNSGASLRYTEGNDPRGSYASTNGHGSGTIFIDYTQARQYNPTRIAAHETGHALGLPDHYSGPCSELMSGGGPGPSCTNAFPNSTERSRVNQLWANGLVATNAQERVYETVYGY from the coding sequence ATGTCGAGGAAGTTCGCCCTGGTCGGCGCAGCCGCACTCGCCCTGACCCTGACCCCGCTCGCCGCGGGGACCGCGTCGGCCGCCACCGAGCAGGAAGCCGCGGTCACCACGGTGTACTACAGCACCGCCAGCGCACCGACGTTCCGCTCGGTGATCAACGCCGGTGCCGCCAACTGGAACAACAGCGTCACCAACGTCAGACTGGTCGAGCGCAACTCCGGCGCGAGCCTGCGCTACACCGAGGGCAACGACCCCCGCGGGTCCTACGCCTCGACCAACGGGCACGGCAGCGGCACCATCTTCATCGACTACACCCAGGCCCGCCAGTACAACCCGACCCGCATCGCGGCCCACGAGACCGGCCACGCCCTCGGGCTGCCCGACCACTACTCGGGCCCGTGCTCGGAGCTGATGTCGGGTGGCGGCCCCGGCCCGTCCTGCACGAACGCGTTCCCGAACTCGACCGAGCGCAGCCGCGTGAACCAGCTGTGGGCCAACGGCCTGGTCGCGACGAACGCGCAGGAGCGGGTCTACGAAACCGTTTACGGCTACTGA
- a CDS encoding TetR/AcrR family transcriptional regulator: MPRKAGRGPGETRRALLDAAATAIRTRGISASLDDIAREAGVSKGGLLYHFPAKDALVRTLAQDILDTFRAEVHAALDPTDTAPGRLTRAYVRASLDTSQDEVAVRENIALIAQLISIPEIGAMARADAERWDRELHDDGLPASVVTLVVAAADGASTAPLWGVGIDVAAARQLEQQLLDLTRES, translated from the coding sequence ATGCCTCGCAAAGCCGGGCGCGGCCCGGGAGAAACCCGCCGGGCGCTGCTCGACGCGGCCGCGACCGCCATCCGCACGCGCGGGATCTCGGCGTCGCTCGACGACATCGCGCGGGAAGCCGGCGTGTCGAAAGGCGGGCTGCTGTACCACTTCCCGGCCAAGGACGCGCTGGTGCGCACGCTCGCCCAGGACATCCTCGACACCTTCCGCGCCGAGGTGCACGCGGCGCTCGACCCCACCGACACCGCGCCGGGGCGGCTCACCCGCGCCTACGTCCGGGCGTCGCTGGACACGTCCCAGGACGAGGTCGCCGTCCGGGAGAACATCGCGCTGATCGCCCAGCTGATCTCGATCCCGGAGATCGGCGCGATGGCGCGCGCGGACGCCGAGCGCTGGGACCGCGAGCTCCACGACGACGGGCTGCCCGCGTCCGTCGTCACCCTCGTGGTGGCCGCGGCCGACGGGGCGAGCACCGCGCCGCTGTGGGGCGTCGGCATCGACGTCGCCGCGGCACGGCAGCTGGAGCAGCAGTTGCTGGACCTGACCCGGGAGAGCTGA
- a CDS encoding MFS transporter: protein MTTTRAPLHPSLSPRRRWAALGVLVGAVLLLAIDGTVLYLAVPSLTRELAPSATEILWIGDVYSLALAGLLVTAGNLADRFGRKKVLLLGTAAFGAASVLAAFAPTAGVLVVARLLLGVAGATIMPSTLSLIRTLFADPRERTRAIAIWSAGSGGGIALGPLLGGTLLEHYWWGSVFLINVPVVIAFLIAGAVLLPESRDPNPGRFDLLSAALSMVAIVPLVYAVKHAVSEGVDARVAVAAALGIAAGVLFIRRQRRTAGPLIDVDLFRNGAFSGAVLANFIAVFALMGLLFFFSQYLQLVRGFSPLRAGLAEMPATLASIVVVAAVGVVVRRLGQGRAVAAGLAVAALGLALVAVAEEAPQYWWLGLTLVPVGLGVGLALTLTVDSVLSAVPRDKAGSASAISETAYELGAALGIALLGSLVTVVYRAFLPAGAPGEVRESLASATAALDPASDLAQAARDAFTGAMQVTSLAAAAVTAVAALIAWRTIPSGKD, encoded by the coding sequence ATGACCACGACCCGGGCACCGCTCCACCCGTCCCTCAGCCCCCGTCGCCGGTGGGCCGCGCTGGGCGTGCTCGTCGGCGCGGTGCTCCTGCTCGCGATCGACGGCACCGTGCTGTACCTCGCCGTGCCGTCGCTGACCCGCGAACTCGCGCCGAGCGCCACCGAAATCCTGTGGATCGGCGACGTCTACTCCCTGGCGCTGGCCGGTCTGCTCGTCACGGCGGGGAACCTCGCCGACCGCTTCGGCCGCAAGAAGGTGCTGCTCCTCGGCACGGCCGCGTTCGGCGCCGCCTCCGTCCTGGCCGCCTTCGCCCCGACCGCCGGCGTGCTCGTCGTCGCCCGGCTGCTGCTCGGCGTCGCGGGTGCGACGATCATGCCGTCGACGCTCTCGCTCATCCGCACCCTGTTCGCCGACCCGCGCGAGCGCACCCGCGCCATCGCGATCTGGTCGGCCGGGTCCGGCGGCGGCATCGCGCTCGGCCCGCTCCTCGGCGGCACCCTGCTGGAGCACTACTGGTGGGGCTCGGTGTTCCTGATCAACGTGCCGGTCGTCATCGCCTTCCTGATCGCGGGCGCGGTCCTGCTCCCCGAGTCGCGCGACCCGAACCCGGGCCGGTTCGACCTGCTCTCGGCGGCGCTGTCGATGGTGGCGATCGTCCCGCTCGTCTACGCGGTCAAGCACGCCGTCAGCGAAGGCGTCGACGCGCGGGTGGCCGTGGCCGCCGCGCTCGGTATCGCCGCCGGGGTGCTGTTCATCCGCCGTCAGCGGCGGACGGCCGGCCCGCTGATCGACGTCGACCTGTTCCGCAACGGCGCGTTCAGCGGCGCGGTGCTCGCGAACTTCATCGCGGTCTTCGCGCTGATGGGACTATTGTTCTTCTTCTCGCAGTACCTGCAGCTGGTGCGTGGTTTCTCGCCGCTGCGGGCGGGGCTCGCGGAGATGCCGGCGACGCTGGCCTCGATCGTCGTCGTGGCCGCGGTCGGCGTGGTCGTGCGGCGGCTCGGGCAGGGCCGGGCCGTCGCCGCGGGCCTGGCCGTCGCCGCGCTCGGGCTGGCGCTCGTCGCCGTCGCCGAAGAGGCGCCGCAGTACTGGTGGCTGGGCCTGACCCTGGTGCCGGTCGGCCTCGGCGTCGGGCTGGCGCTGACGCTCACCGTCGACTCGGTGCTCTCGGCCGTCCCGCGGGACAAGGCGGGCTCGGCGTCGGCGATCTCCGAGACGGCCTACGAACTCGGTGCGGCACTGGGCATCGCGCTCCTCGGCTCGCTGGTCACCGTGGTGTACCGCGCTTTCCTGCCCGCCGGCGCGCCCGGCGAGGTCCGGGAGTCCCTCGCTTCGGCCACGGCCGCGCTCGACCCGGCGTCGGACCTCGCGCAGGCGGCGCGGGACGCCTTCACCGGCGCCATGCAGGTCACGTCGCTGGCGGCGGCCGCCGTCACCGCCGTCGCCGCGCTGATCGCCTGGCGTACCATTCCGTCCGGAAAGGACTGA